A single Uloborus diversus isolate 005 chromosome 7, Udiv.v.3.1, whole genome shotgun sequence DNA region contains:
- the LOC129225636 gene encoding 2-(3-amino-3-carboxypropyl)histidine synthase subunit 1-like — MSDIGTTPNLPPVVIAAKPNRKVFRSTRKSVSGVPAEISENPQLLDALSVLPQNYNFEIPKTIWRIKKTNSKCVALQFPEGLLIFSLTIADILENFTGVEVIIMGDVTYGACCIDDFTARALDADLLIHYGHSCLIPVNVTNNINMLYIFVDIKIDSLHAIETVEKNFNSDSSLALLSTIQFVATLQHLANDLKNKGFKVEMPQCKPLSPGEVLGCTSPKIKAAESVIFIGDGRFHLESVMIANPDLKFFRYNPYDKTITQEFYDYHKMTSIRKESIQHIATAEKFGLILGTLGRQGSPKVMENIMSILKKNKKKHIIVLLSEIFPQKLNLFSDVDAWIQVACPRLSIDWGYAFGKPLLSPYEFAAAMKEIEWQEKYPMDFYASQSLGNWTPNHQAVEIDSKKISCGSCQNCVCSNESKN, encoded by the exons ATGTCTGATATTGGAACTACCCCAAATTTACCACCAGTTGTAATAGCTGCTAAGCCCAATCGAAAAGTTTTTCGCTCTACGCGAAAATCAGTTTCCGGAGTTCCAGCTGAAATATCGGAAAACCCTCAGTTGCTTGATGCACTAAGCGTTTTGccacaaaattataactttgaaATCCCAAAGACCATCTGGaggataaaaaaaactaattctaagTGCGTTGCACTTCAGTTTCCCGAAGgtttattaatattttccttAACTATTGCAGACATACTTGAAAATTTCACTGGTGTAGAAGTAATTATTATGGGGGATGTTACTTACGGTGCTTGTTGTATTGATGATTTTACTGCACGCGCATTGGATGCGGATTTACTGATTCATTATGGACATAGTTGTTTAATTCCTGTTAATGTTACTAACAACATTAACATGctatatatttttgttgatattaAAATTGATTCTCTACATGCAATtgaaacagttgaaaaaaactttaatagcGATTCCTCATTGGCACTGCTTAGTACTATTCAGTTTGTTGCAACCCTTCAGCATCTTGCTAATGATCTAAAAAATAAGGGTTTTAAGGTAGAAATGCCCCAATGCAAACCTCTATCACCTGGTGAAGTATTGGGATGTACATCCCCTAAGATCAAGGCAGCTGAATCGGTTATTTTCATTGGCGATGGACGCTTTCATCTGGAATCTGTGATGATTGCAAAtcctgatttaaaatttttccg gtaTAATCCATATGATAAAACCATTACACAGGAATTCTATGATTATCACAAAATGACTTCAATTCGGAAGGAGAGCATACAACATATTGCAACAGCTGAAAAATTTGGACTCATATTAGGAACTTTGGGACGACAGGGTAGCCCAAAAGTTATGGAAAATATTATGTCTATTcttaaaaagaataagaaaaagcACATTATAGTATTACTATCCGAAATATTtcctcaaaaattaaatttattctcaGATGTTGATGCTTGGATTCAAGTAGCATGCCCAAGATTGTCAATTGATTGGGGTTATGCTTTTGGTAAACCTCTTCTTTCACCATACGAATTTGCTGCAGCAATGAAAGAAATAGAATGGCAAGAAAAATATCCCATGGATTTCTATGCCTCCCAGAGTTTAGGAAACTGGACCCCAAATCATCAAGCTGTAGAAATTGACTCGAAAAAAATATCTTGTGGTAGTTGCCAAAACTGTGTCTGCTCcaatgaaagtaaaaactaa